The Dehalobacter sp. genomic sequence GTCAGGTTCCAGGGTATACCCTCGGAATTGACGTAGCAAAGTGGTGGTCCTCCAAGTCTGTTGACCGCCTCAGCAATCATCTCCATATGGCTATGTTCTTCTGCTGCGATAAGACCCAATAACTCCCTTACAAAGTGGTTGGGCATATTAGCACGGTGATTCATATACTGGGTGGCTGCGGAGAACTCGCTATCTTTCCCGCCGTAATGTTCCAGCATGATCCGGCCGAACTGCGGGTCGGGATAATTGACTTCTACTGGAAATAACAGCGCATCGGCATATTTGAACATAACTTTCCCTCCAATACTTCTTTTCACTTGCTTTCATACGAGCAATTACTGTATTATATTATCCTATCTGAGAATTGGTCACTCTGTCTTTTCAGCTCCGAAGAGGGTTGGACTGGCAGACCGGCTATTCAAATAGGTGAAGGGAGCTGGTACCCTATCAACATGAAAACGAACACGACCTATACCTGCACTGTGAATACACCTCTTGGAAAAATGACAGCTGCGGCAGTCCAAGATGAGCTAAGCGGTTTATGGTTCATTGGCCAGAAGCATTATCCTGTCGTTACTTCCGAATGGACAGAGAATCCGGAATATCCCGTTTTTGAGACGCTGCGTCGGCGGCTGGATTTTTATTTTTCGGGACAAGAAGGACAAACTTGGGAAGAGGAACAGGCAGCAAGCACGGCAAGAAACGCGAAAGGTATCATGGCAGGTATTTCAGTCCCCAAAATGGATTTGTGTCTGGCTCCTGCGGGAACCGACTTCCAAAAGACTGTCTGGGAGATCCTGCTGCGGATATCGTATGGAAAAGTCATAACTTACGGGGAAATTGCCCAACGTATTGCCCTGGACCGGGGGTTAACCTCGATGTCCGCCCAGGCGGTAGGCAGTGCAGTCGGGCATAATCCGATCTCCATTTTGATTCCGTGTCACCGCGTGATTGGCGGCAATGGAAAACTTACCGGTTATGCCGGCGGCCTGGAAAAAAAGGAAGCCCTCCTGCGTCTGGAAGGTAGGTCTTTGCTTAAGAATAAGGTGTTGTGCTATAATAATTTATCCACAACAAAAATACTTTAAGAGACCCGTCTCTGTAATATATAGACAAACGTCAAGCGGAGCAGGGATGCAGAGCGCGGCGCCCGACGGCTATGGATGGCCTAGTGTCACGATGTCATGGATGGCATAAAGGCCGGTCAAGGCCGTTATATTGCCCAAAACCGCTATATATTACGAGACCTACCCGGATAAATAGGCCAAGGGGGAAATACATATGAATCAGAAGGATCATGAATGGATCCGCCAGAAACTCGACCGGATTTTACCGCAGGTGATTAAGCCTGGTCGTTATGTCGGCGGTGAATGGAATATGATAAAAAAAGACTGGGAAAAGACAGATGTACGGGTGGCATTTGTCTTTCCTGATGTATATGAAGTCGGCATGTCCAATCTTGCGTTACGTATCCTGTACGGACGTATCAATTCTTATGAAGAGTTTCTCTGTGAAAGGGCCTTTGCTCCGTGGCCGGATATGGAAGAAAAGCTAAAACAGGGAGGGATCCCGCTCTACACACTGGAATCTTTTCGTCCTCTGCTGGATTTTGATGTGGTCGCTTTCACGCTGCAATATGAGCTCAGCTATACCAATTTATTAAATGTTCTGAAGCTCAGCGGGATACCGTTAAAATCCGAAGACAGAAAAAACGGGACGGAAAGCGGGGGCGCGTATCCCTTTATATTTGCCGGTGGTCCATGTGCCTACAATCCTGAACCTCTGGCGCCTTTTGTAGATTTCTTTTTCCTGGGGGAAGGGGAAGAACAATTTCCCGCAGTTCTTCACGTGATTCAGCAAGCCAGGAAAAACGGAAAACTGAAGGAAGCTATTCTGGTCGAACTGGCCCAGATTCAGGGAATCTATGTGCCGGGTTTTTATGAGGCCGAATACAAACCTGATGGTTCGATCCAGCAAATCACAGTTAGGGAAGGAATTTCTGAGACAGTCAGAAAGGCAGTGCTGCAGGACTTCAGCTCGGCCTACTTCCCGGAAAAAGTGATTGTCCCGTATACGGAGGCTATTCATGACAGGGTAATGCTTGAGGTCATGAGGGGTTGCACCAGGGGATGCCGCTTTTGTCAGGCCGGAATGATCTACAGGCCGCTTCGGGAACGGTCTCCTGAAGCATTGCTGGAACAGGCGGAGGAATCCATCAAGACCACCGGTTATGAAGAAATCTCACTTGTTTCGCTGTCGACCAGCGATTATACTTGCATCAACGGTGTCCTTAAAGGTCTGATGGCTAAAATGGAACCCAAAGGGGTCAGTGTATCCCTTCCCTCACTCCGCCTGGATTCATTTGATGTTGAGATTGCCGAACAGGTCCAAAAAGTACGTAAATCCGGATTGACCTTCGCGCCGGAAGCCGGAACCCAGCGCTTAAGGGATGTTATTAATAAAGGCGTAACGGAAGAGGATCTTTTAAGGACGGCGGAAGCATCCTTTAAAGGAGGCTGGAGCAGTATCAAGCTGTATTATATGATCGGACTTCCGACCGAAACCTATGAGGACCTGGACGGAATCGTCGAACAGGCCAGAAAAGTCCTGGAGTTGTCCAGAAAACTTGGAAAACGCGGCTGCAGGATCACGGTATCGGCAAGTTCGTTTGTTCCTAAACCCCACACACCTTTTCAATGGGTGGCCCAGGATTCTATGGTGGTTCTACGGGAAAAACAGGAATACCTCCGCAAGAGACTGCGGGACTACCGGATTAAATTTATCTATCATGATGTGGAAGCAAGCTTTCTGGAAGCCATATTTGCCAAGGGTGACCGAAAAGTTGCGGAGCTACTGGAATGGGCGGTTAACGCAGGTTGCAAATTTGACGGGTGGAGTGAGCATTTTCGGTATGATCTGTGGAAGCAGGGAATGGAGGAAATCGGCATCGATCCGCATTTCTATGCCAACAGGCAGATAGCGGAGGATGAAATTCTTCCCTGGGATCATCTGAGCTCAGGGGTCAGAAAATCTTATTTGCTTGAAGAATACAAGAAAGCCCTCGCAGAGGCTGTCACGCCTGATTGCCGGGAAAAATGCAGCCACTGCGGAGTCTGTCCGGATCTGGCCAGACCCGTAAAATTCAGTGCGCCTTAACTTTATACAGAACCTAGCCTTGACTGCAGATGGTCTGGGTGATCCCGATGAAATATTCAGATTCACGGATGATGTGTTTGATTACAGCTGCAGCAGTCGGATTCTTCTTGACTGCCTGACTCAAATCTAGAATTTCAAAAAGGAATTTTACAAACCGGCCGCTTTGTTCAAGAGAAAAGCTGATCAGACGAAGAGCCTGATCGGCGACAACCGGTTGCGTATTGCCATATCTGACCAATGTTTCAGTGAGCTGGATAACCTGGCTATGCGTCCTTGTCAGAGACCGTTCCCATTCTTTAAGTTCTTCGACAAATTTTCTTTCCAGATCCGGCACAATTTCCCGGATGACGTTCGTATGCTCATATTCCTGGTGTTTCCAGAAGTTGGCCTCATCCAGCAATCTTAGCGGCGTCTGTTCGCCAGAAGAAAATTGCATTGAAATCCCTCCTCGTTTACAAGTAATGTATTCGGCTTTTTTACAAACATGCCGGAATAAAGAAAGGCTTTACAACAAAGCTTTGGAAGATAGCTCTGATATTTTTACCTTGGAAAGATTGGAAAAGAGGCGGTTATGATGAAGATAAGGTTGGCCTACACCAAGAAAGGTGAAGCCCGATATATTGCGCATCTGGATCTAACCAGAATGTTGGACAGGGCCCTGCGCAGAGCCAAAATTGAAGTGGCTTTTTCCGAAGGATTCAATCCTCATCCGAAGATTGCTTTTGGTCCCCCTTTGCCGGTCGGTGTGGAAGGAGAACAGGAATATGTCGATATCGAAGTCAAAGAGAATAAAGAACAAGAAAAGGAAGCTATTCGGGAAGAAGCCGGAGAAGCAACAGAAGCCGGGGCATATGATATTGGGAATATCGTTGAGCGGCTTCAGAGCCAGCTGCCCGAGGGCATAAAAATCATAGGCGCTGGGATCGCAGTAAAGGGAAGCAAGGCACTGATGGCTGTGATTAATCTTGCCAGATACCGGACTGAAGTGCCTCTCCTTCGTCCGGTCGAGGCAGAAGAACTCCGTAAAGTTTGCCAGAACTGGCTGAACAGGGACGAAGCAACAGGGATTCGCTATCAGCAGGGCAAAAAAATAGAGCGGAATATTCGTCCGTTTGTTAAAAACATAACACTGATTTCTGAAGAAGGGGTTATTTCTGGGGATGCTCAGAATTATCAGGTACAACTGCGCCTGGATATCATTACCGGAAACGCT encodes the following:
- a CDS encoding manganese catalase family protein → MFKYADALLFPVEVNYPDPQFGRIMLEHYGGKDSEFSAATQYMNHRANMPNHFVRELLGLIAAEEHSHMEMIAEAVNRLGGPPLCYVNSEGIPWNLTYVDQSLDPAAMLQADAEAEIRAKMLYDTHLTMTSDPGLKKMIRFLGDREDVHKHLFEKSQAMILQGADPGSFSTLIREYRMSFPV
- a CDS encoding TIGR03960 family B12-binding radical SAM protein codes for the protein MNQKDHEWIRQKLDRILPQVIKPGRYVGGEWNMIKKDWEKTDVRVAFVFPDVYEVGMSNLALRILYGRINSYEEFLCERAFAPWPDMEEKLKQGGIPLYTLESFRPLLDFDVVAFTLQYELSYTNLLNVLKLSGIPLKSEDRKNGTESGGAYPFIFAGGPCAYNPEPLAPFVDFFFLGEGEEQFPAVLHVIQQARKNGKLKEAILVELAQIQGIYVPGFYEAEYKPDGSIQQITVREGISETVRKAVLQDFSSAYFPEKVIVPYTEAIHDRVMLEVMRGCTRGCRFCQAGMIYRPLRERSPEALLEQAEESIKTTGYEEISLVSLSTSDYTCINGVLKGLMAKMEPKGVSVSLPSLRLDSFDVEIAEQVQKVRKSGLTFAPEAGTQRLRDVINKGVTEEDLLRTAEASFKGGWSSIKLYYMIGLPTETYEDLDGIVEQARKVLELSRKLGKRGCRITVSASSFVPKPHTPFQWVAQDSMVVLREKQEYLRKRLRDYRIKFIYHDVEASFLEAIFAKGDRKVAELLEWAVNAGCKFDGWSEHFRYDLWKQGMEEIGIDPHFYANRQIAEDEILPWDHLSSGVRKSYLLEEYKKALAEAVTPDCREKCSHCGVCPDLARPVKFSAP
- a CDS encoding methylated-DNA--[protein]-cysteine S-methyltransferase, whose protein sequence is MKTNTTYTCTVNTPLGKMTAAAVQDELSGLWFIGQKHYPVVTSEWTENPEYPVFETLRRRLDFYFSGQEGQTWEEEQAASTARNAKGIMAGISVPKMDLCLAPAGTDFQKTVWEILLRISYGKVITYGEIAQRIALDRGLTSMSAQAVGSAVGHNPISILIPCHRVIGGNGKLTGYAGGLEKKEALLRLEGRSLLKNKVLCYNNLSTTKIL
- a CDS encoding TIGR03936 family radical SAM-associated protein, yielding MMKIRLAYTKKGEARYIAHLDLTRMLDRALRRAKIEVAFSEGFNPHPKIAFGPPLPVGVEGEQEYVDIEVKENKEQEKEAIREEAGEATEAGAYDIGNIVERLQSQLPEGIKIIGAGIAVKGSKALMAVINLARYRTEVPLLRPVEAEELRKVCQNWLNRDEATGIRYQQGKKIERNIRPFVKNITLISEEGVISGDAQNYQVQLRLDIITGNAGSVRPVEILESLKNMEGLPVDISGVTTIREGLFIEQSDGVLRNPLEVIAAI
- a CDS encoding DUF2935 domain-containing protein — protein: MQFSSGEQTPLRLLDEANFWKHQEYEHTNVIREIVPDLERKFVEELKEWERSLTRTHSQVIQLTETLVRYGNTQPVVADQALRLISFSLEQSGRFVKFLFEILDLSQAVKKNPTAAAVIKHIIRESEYFIGITQTICSQG